In the genome of Harmonia axyridis chromosome 4, icHarAxyr1.1, whole genome shotgun sequence, the window aaggtaacatttctataagcttcttttttctttaagttgAGATTTCCCGTGCGGATGTGTTGCCGATTGTTCTGAAGTGATAGTAGTTTTTCTTGGGAAAAGTGTATTTTCATTCGGTTCCTTTCTTGTGAGGATATTGGCAAGTACTTGAATGTTACATTTGAATTGTATTCATTATTTGATTCTGTTTATCCGGGCTAcgtttttcatttgtttcaatCGAACGGATTATCTGTTCGATTTGTTTACATCCCGAGTCAGCCACACGTGAGCCTGTGTTCGTATCGCTATCAGTTGAAATTGTCATATGTACGTGGGGCTTTCATTATTGGATTTTACTGTTTGTCTGATAttccaattatttcaattatttcctgGTGTACTGGTGTTACCTATCCTTCATTCTAACTGTTACTCTGCGGCCCTCGTGTGTGTTTTTAAGTCATCGGCTATCGGCCCGGCCGTTGTGAAGAGTGTCCCTGTCATATTCCTTATTCACCAgtacattcatttatttatttatttttaattgtttatttttgtgaTTTCTTGATGGCTACTGTGTCTTGCATGAAATGTAGCTTAGCTATTAAGGATGGCACAGATAACATGTTGAGATGTGATGGTTGCAACAGACCTATTCATGCCTCCTGTTCGGAGCTTACTGCTGCGGAACTAAAGTGTTTCAACCTACGCTCAAATGTTAAGAGACGTGTGAAATACCTCTGTCTTGAGTGCGAGCAGGGTCTTCACCAGATTCCTAAAATTTTGCAATTAATAAGCGAGATGAGAGATGAGATACGTGAGCTGAAGCGATCAGAATCCGTTGATGTTGGAGTGACACAGGTGACGTCTGGGCCCTCCCCTCAGTCCAGTGAAGAAATTATTAATGAGGTGTTTGAAAGAACTAAGCGCTCCCATAACTTAATCATACATGGGAGTATTGAGAGAGGTGCTAACAGGCAAGACCAGTTGCAGATTGATTCTGATATGGTTCAATCAATTCTTAATGAATGTGTTGTTTCTGagcaaaattttaagtttttcagAATAGGAAAGTTTGATTCTACCAAGGAAGCGCGTTCTCGTCCTATAAAGGTTAGTTTTTCTTCACCTGATCCAGTGTCTGTCATTTTGCGGAGGTTCAAAAAGTTGAAGTCCAAGTTCGAGAAAATATACGTTGCTCCCGATAGAACTCCACAACAGGTAGCATTTTACAGATCTGTTAGATCTGAGTTGGATCAACGTTTGGCAGCGGGAGAGTCAAATCTCCGAATAAAGTATATATCCGGGATTCCATCTGTGGTGGAGTCGCGTTCGGAAAACTAAACTTGCCCAACCGGATTGTTTCTGCTGATCTGTCCCATGAACTATTAGAGGTCACTATTTTTTATCAGAATTGTAGAGGCCTCAATACTAAATTATTGCCATTTTTCAGATCAGCATGTGAATATACGTATGATATAGTTTGTATAACTGAGACATGGCTTGGTGATTCGGTTTTTGATGGTGAATTGTTTCCTCCAGGATATAAAGTGATTAGATGTGATAGACAGTTTGGTAGGGTTAATAGGTCTCGTGGCGGTGGAGTTCTGGTTGCGGCTTCTAACAGTACATCTTTCAGCCTTATTGATGGAGCATTTTTGACCGATCGTGTCCCCTTGGTGGATGTGGTTTTGTGCCGTTTTACTGAGCCCTTTACTTTTATTGTGTGTGTGGTTTATATTCCGCCTGATATTACTGTTTTTCAGCTTGAGACTTTTACTACTGCATTGGAGTTGAATTTTTCTGGAGAGACTGTGTTCCTTGTTGGTGACTTCAATTGTCCTGATTTTGTTTGTTCTAGTCGTGGTCCTAAATCAATTCTTTTGCAGAACTTCTGTGATCTCCTGGGTCTGCGTCAGTTCAACTCCGTTCTTAGCGGGGATCTCAGGCTGCTGGACTTAGTTCTGGCGAGTAATAATTTTGAGGTGTCAGTCATTCATTGCGACTCTCCTTTTGTTCCTGAGGACCTATACCATCCTGCTTTGAGTATGGTTTTATCTCTGGAATCTCCCAAGCGTCGGGTAAATTTTCCGAAGAAGTATAATACATTTTATAACTTTAAGAGGGCTGATTACTCTTCTTTGTCTACGGCAATCAATTCCGTTAATTGGGATATTATAGCAGAGTTCAAGAGTGTCGATGAAGCTTTGGATTTCTTTTACGGCAAACTTTTCGAGATTCTGGATGACCTTGTTCCTAGAAGGACTAACTATTCGGCAGATCCTGACTTCCCTGTCTGGTTCACGAGAAAATTAAAACGTGATATCCGCTTGAAGAACTATTACAGAGTGAAGTGGCGTAATGGTggtgaaaaaagatatttttttcgaatttaagCGATTGAGAGCACTGGTCaagtctgaaattaatttggaGTACAGCAGATATCTGTCCGAGGTGCAGAGCCAAATAAGATCAAACCCCTCTTCATTCTGGAAATATCTGGATCAGAGAAGGGGTTCCACAAGAATTCCTGGAGTCTTTCATTCTAATGAACGTCTTTATGACGATCCCAGAgaaattgttgatttatttggagCTCATTTTTCTAACGTGAATAACCTGACTGCTGCCAGTGTTCAAGATTCTGAATATTCGACGAACTTTCCACCAGTCTTTGTTCCATCAGTGACAGATGATGAGATAAAGTCCATTATGGAAAAATATCCTGACCGATTAACATCTGGTGACGATCAGCTTCCAGCTGTGTTCTTGAGGGAATGTAGCTCTGCTCTGGCCGGACCTCTCCACCGTATAATCTCCATTAGCCTTAGTTCTTTTACTTTTCCTATGAGATGGAAGAGGGCTAGGGTAGTTCCGGTGTTCAAGAAGGGTGATTCGTCTTCTGTGgagaattatagacctatttcCATTTTGTCGAACTTTGCTAAGGTATATGAGGAGGTCCTGTATTCAAGCATTTACCACCATATTAAGCAGCGTTTATCATCAGCACAGCATGGTTTTGTCCGGGGAAGGTCGACAGTAACTAACCTAGCCACAATTTCGCAGGTCATAGCAGAGTCCCTTGATGATGGAGGTCAGGTTGATGTGATCTATACAGATTTCTCACGCGCCTTTGACACCGTTGACCATAATTTGCTTTTGAACAAGCTAGCATCACTTGGTTTTGCGCCTGACTTTGTGAGGTTGCTTCGTTCCTATTTGAAGGGTAGAACTAATTATGTTTTCTACAATGGATTCAGATCTTTTGAGTATGAGCTCAAGTTtggcgttcctcagggatctAACCTCGGACCATTGCtgtttataatatttattgatgacCTTTTATGCTCTCTCAATTGTGAGGCTCTAGCCTATGCTGATGATCTGAAGCTGTTCATGAGAATACATGGAATTAATGACCAATTACTTCTTCAGTCGAGTTTAGAGTTGGTTCAAAGTTGGTGCTTGCGGAATGgacttattttaaatttgaagaagtgTTTTAAAGTTACTTTTACCAGGAAGACGCAGCCACTAGCTTTCGATTATCACATTGGTGGTGATTTAATTGCGGCTGGAGATCACTTTCGTGACCTGGGAGTTTGGTTTGACAGTGAGCTGAGTTTTGTTCCACATGTTGAGGATCTGTGTTCATCTGCCTGTAGGTCTTTGGGTTTTCTGTTCAGGAGCTTCCGTGAGCTAGACGATCTATCTGCTCTCAGAAATGTCTACTTTTCCCTTGTTCTCAGTAGGTTGGAGTATGCTAACATGATTTGGTTCCCAATTTATGCAACGCATCTTACTCCCATTGAGCGAGTTCAGAGGAAGTTCCTGAAATACGTCGTTTATAGGAAGACAGGCATATATCCAGAGCGTGGTGTTGATCTTTCCGGCATAATGGAGGAGCTGAAGCTTTCAACTTTATTTGAGCGGCAGGTTCAGCAGTGCGCGAGATTCGCCCAGAAACTCTTAGGTGGAAGGATTGACTGCCCATTTCTGCTCTCTCGGGTGAACATTCACGTCCCGAGGATGGCAGCCAGGAGTTCTCCAACATTTGGTCTGCCCACGCCTCGGACCAACATACTCCAGCGGGCACCTGTGTATAGGCTTTGTGATTGTGCTAACAAAGTCAATATAAGTCTATTGTAATTGtttattta includes:
- the LOC123678645 gene encoding uncharacterized protein LOC123678645, with protein sequence MATVSCMKCSLAIKDGTDNMLRCDGCNRPIHASCSELTAAELKCFNLRSNVKRRVKYLCLECEQGLHQIPKILQLISEMRDEIRELKRSESVDVGVTQVTSGPSPQSSEEIINEVFERTKRSHNLIIHGSIERGANRQDQLQIDSDMVQSILNECVVSEQNFKFFRIGKFDSTKEARSRPIKVSFSSPDPVSVILRRFKKLKSKFEKIYVAPDRTPQQVAFYRSVRSELDQRLAAGESNLRIKSACEYTYDIVCITETWLGDSVFDGELFPPGYKVIRCDRQFGRVNRSRGGGVLVAASNSTSFSLIDGAFLTDRVPLVDVVLCRFTEPFTFIVCVVYIPPDITVFQLETFTTALELNFSGETVFLVGDFNCPDFVCSSRGPKSILLQNFCDLLGLRQFNSVLSGDLRLLDLVLASNNFEVSVIHCDSPFVPEDLYHPALSMVLSLESPKRRRADYSSLSTAINSVNWDIIAEFKSVDEALDFFYGKLFEILDDLVPRRTNYSADPDFPVWFTRKLKRDIRLKNYYRRLRALVKSEINLEYSRYLSEVQSQIRSNPSSFWKYLDQRRGSTRIPGVFHSNERLYDDPREIVDLFGAHFSNVNNLTAASVQDSEYSTNFPPVFVPSVTDDEIKSIMEKYPDRLTSGDDQLPAVFLRECSSALAGPLHRIISISLSSFTFPMRWKRARVVPVFKKGDSSSVENYRPISILSNFAKVYEEVLYSSIYHHIKQRLSSAQHGFVRGRSTVTNLATISQVIAESLDDGGQVDVIYTDFSRAFDTVDHNLLLNKLASLGFAPDFVRLLRSYLKGRTNYVFYNGFRSFEYELKFGVPQGSNLGPLLFIIFIDDLLCSLNCEALAYADDLKLFMRIHGINDQLLLQSSLELVQSWCLRNGLILNLKKCFKVTFTRKTQPLAFDYHIGGDLIAAGDHFRDLGVWFDSELSFVPHVEDLCSSACRSLGFLFRSFRELDDLSALRNVYFSLVLSRLEYANMIWFPIYATHLTPIERVQRKFLKYVVYRKTGIYPERGVDLSGIMEELKLSTLFERQVQQCARFAQKLLGGRIDCPFLLSRVNIHVPRMAARSSPTFGLPTPRTNILQRAPVYRLCDCANKVNISLL